One segment of Streptomyces sp. TG1A-8 DNA contains the following:
- the mtnC gene encoding acireductone synthase, with protein MTVYDADVVVLDIEGTTGSLSHVRDVLFPYARREFTGWLTNHRDEPRVRELMDAVGREVGRPGIGPDGVAAALAAWSDADVKAAPLKTVQGWIWAEGYAAGRLHGHVYPEVPGVLRDWRAAGTGIAVYSSGSAAAQRDWFRHTGYGDLSGLLDAFFDLDSAGAKTDPASYRAIARAVGAPSGRLLFLSDVAAELDAALAAGWQAAGVRRDGDPRGPEVPGHRTVPSLDRLRVCRPSSSAPSRGLPGTSSS; from the coding sequence GTGACGGTCTACGACGCGGACGTGGTGGTGCTCGACATCGAGGGCACCACCGGCTCCCTGTCCCACGTGCGGGACGTGCTGTTCCCCTACGCGCGCCGCGAGTTCACCGGGTGGCTCACGAACCACCGCGACGAGCCGCGGGTGCGGGAGCTAATGGACGCCGTGGGCCGTGAGGTGGGGCGGCCCGGGATCGGACCGGACGGCGTGGCGGCGGCGCTGGCGGCCTGGTCGGACGCGGACGTGAAGGCGGCCCCGCTGAAGACCGTGCAGGGCTGGATCTGGGCGGAGGGATACGCGGCCGGCCGCCTGCACGGCCATGTGTACCCCGAGGTGCCCGGCGTGCTGCGGGACTGGCGTGCGGCGGGCACCGGGATCGCCGTCTACTCCTCCGGTTCGGCGGCGGCCCAGCGGGACTGGTTCCGGCACACCGGGTACGGCGACCTGTCGGGGCTCCTGGACGCCTTCTTCGACCTGGACAGCGCCGGCGCGAAGACGGACCCGGCGTCGTACCGCGCCATCGCCCGCGCCGTCGGCGCACCGTCCGGACGGCTGCTCTTCCTCAGCGACGTCGCGGCCGAACTGGACGCCGCCCTCGCGGCCGGCTGGCAGGCGGCCGGGGTGCGGCGGGACGGCGACCCGCGCGGTCCCGAGGTGCCCGGTCACCGCACGGTGCCCTCCCTCGACCGGCTGCGCGTGTGCCGTCCGTCCTCCTCCGCCCCGTCCCGTGGACTCCCCGGGACGTCGTCGTCATGA
- a CDS encoding acireductone dioxygenase codes for MTLLQIMPEDAPDRVLLRTHDDDRIVTELAAHGVALRRWPVLAPDASALDDQTLLDLYRDRIDEVCARDSMTLVDVARLHPEPTAEWRERAAKARLTFLEEHRHGEDEVRFFAHGRGLFTLHLDERVYAVVCEAGDLLSVPAGVRHWFDMGECPDFAAVRFFQEEDGWVGDFTGAPIADRFPRLDELTGAGR; via the coding sequence ATGACACTGCTGCAGATCATGCCGGAGGACGCTCCGGACCGGGTGCTGCTGCGCACCCACGACGACGACCGCATCGTCACCGAACTCGCCGCACACGGAGTGGCGTTGCGCCGCTGGCCGGTGCTCGCCCCCGACGCGTCCGCCCTCGACGACCAGACCCTGCTGGACCTGTACCGCGACCGGATCGACGAGGTGTGCGCGCGGGATTCGATGACGCTCGTCGACGTGGCGCGGCTGCACCCCGAACCCACCGCGGAGTGGCGCGAGCGGGCGGCGAAGGCCCGGCTGACGTTCCTGGAGGAGCACCGGCACGGCGAGGACGAGGTGCGCTTCTTCGCCCACGGCCGCGGCCTGTTCACCCTGCACCTCGACGAGCGGGTGTACGCGGTCGTGTGCGAGGCCGGTGACCTGCTGTCGGTGCCCGCGGGGGTGCGGCACTGGTTCGACATGGGCGAGTGCCCCGACTTCGCCGCCGTCCGGTTCTTCCAGGAGGAGGACGGCTGGGTGGGCGACTTCACCGGCGCCCCGATCGCCGACCGCTTCCCGCGCCTGGACGAGCTGACCGGGGCCGGGCGGTGA
- a CDS encoding DUF742 domain-containing protein — protein sequence MRHWTEDLDDDADEPLVRPYTITGGRTTAGRADLTLITLITAQTTSGTDTAADRHALQPEHRTVLRLCARGPVAVAEIAAELDLPVSVTKILIGDLIDAGRVRARPPLAFAYNGTLPDMTILEAVRNGLRGL from the coding sequence ATGAGGCACTGGACGGAGGACCTGGACGACGACGCGGACGAACCACTGGTCCGCCCCTACACCATCACCGGCGGCCGTACCACCGCCGGCCGTGCCGACCTGACCCTGATCACCCTGATCACGGCACAGACCACGTCCGGCACGGACACCGCGGCCGACCGCCACGCACTGCAGCCGGAACACCGCACCGTCCTGCGCCTGTGCGCGCGCGGGCCCGTCGCGGTGGCCGAGATCGCCGCCGAACTGGACCTGCCGGTGTCGGTGACCAAGATTCTCATCGGCGACCTGATCGACGCCGGCCGGGTACGGGCCCGGCCGCCCCTGGCCTTCGCGTACAACGGCACCCTCCCCGACATGACGATCCTTGAGGCGGTGAGAAATGGGCTCCGCGGGCTCTGA
- a CDS encoding DUF1203 domain-containing protein produces the protein MTRYTVLPVDPAVLKELRTADDAGRPCAPYTATRDDGGSPLRCCLRPVTSGERIALVSYAPLRRWAAARGVDPGAYDEQGPVFIHADDCEGFTPRGNYPFDRPGALRTARRYDARGRIAGGRLLEIPADATAGFDAALDDAFDDPEVVLVHVRAVEYGCFHFEVRRPPTEGR, from the coding sequence ATGACCCGGTACACCGTCCTCCCCGTCGACCCAGCCGTCCTCAAGGAACTGCGGACCGCCGACGACGCGGGCCGTCCCTGCGCCCCGTACACCGCGACCCGCGACGACGGGGGCTCCCCGCTGCGGTGCTGCCTGCGTCCCGTCACGTCCGGCGAGCGGATCGCCCTTGTCTCGTACGCCCCGTTGCGCCGCTGGGCCGCCGCCAGGGGCGTGGATCCGGGCGCGTACGACGAACAGGGTCCCGTCTTCATCCACGCCGACGACTGCGAGGGGTTCACTCCCCGCGGGAACTATCCCTTCGACCGGCCGGGGGCCCTGCGCACCGCGCGCCGTTACGACGCCCGGGGCCGTATCGCAGGTGGCCGCCTCCTGGAGATCCCGGCCGACGCGACGGCCGGCTTCGACGCCGCCCTTGACGACGCGTTCGACGACCCGGAAGTGGTGCTCGTGCACGTCAGGGCAGTGGAATACGGGTGCTTCCACTTCGAGGTGCGGCGGCCCCCCACCGAGGGGCGATGA
- a CDS encoding carbamoyltransferase C-terminal domain-containing protein gives MKILGITNNDLAGACLIRDGKIIAAVSEERFTRIKDHKTWPARSIEYVLREAGVSLEEVDRVAYGWCAGFDADKHLLLYVDRVAEEAQKRPEGLVHLRKRVSDEIRNDKAKRAEFDEFVDKNGLRGKAVHVDHHESHGLGAFLCSPFDEALVLTCDGRGDFQSLTVMRCSPEGEEVLQRETSVDSLGYFYGRITKLLGFKPNRHEGKITGLAANGDPHKLLPLMKSMIDITRDGAIRARTGKYYQPSYEGYSEEILNEIAKHDPADVAAAAQMHVENLLTAVVAQHIEKVPSGNICLAGGVFANVKLNQRIFETPGVRNIYVLPPMGDGGLPLQAASVVSYRETGQRHRLPSMALGPDAAISEGHLEEILQDYPELRFRRVDHGLQELLVGALDEEKVIGVHRGRMEFGPRALGRRSVLCRTDDPSMNDWLNKRLNRTEFMPFAPITAEELAPDCYRGWAPDQPAALFMTITYDCHEQFAKTCPAVVHVDNTARPQIVRRGDDPFLHGLLLAWHERSGQAALVNTSFNKHEEPIVESHRDALDPLRDEVIDLLLIDDVYLVWKDGANGFAGDVTT, from the coding sequence GTGAAGATCCTGGGCATCACCAACAATGACCTTGCCGGCGCATGTCTCATCCGGGACGGAAAAATAATCGCAGCGGTGAGCGAGGAGCGGTTCACCCGAATAAAGGACCACAAGACCTGGCCGGCCCGTTCCATCGAGTACGTCTTACGGGAGGCGGGCGTCTCCTTGGAAGAGGTCGACCGCGTCGCCTACGGCTGGTGCGCGGGCTTCGACGCGGACAAGCACCTCCTCCTGTACGTCGACCGCGTCGCCGAGGAGGCGCAGAAGCGCCCCGAGGGGCTCGTCCACCTGCGCAAGCGGGTGTCCGACGAGATACGCAACGACAAGGCGAAGCGCGCCGAGTTCGACGAGTTCGTCGACAAGAACGGGCTGCGCGGCAAGGCGGTCCACGTGGACCACCACGAGTCCCACGGCCTCGGCGCCTTCCTCTGCTCGCCCTTCGACGAGGCACTGGTACTGACCTGTGACGGACGGGGCGACTTCCAGTCCCTCACCGTGATGCGCTGCTCCCCGGAGGGGGAGGAGGTCCTCCAGCGGGAGACCTCCGTCGACAGCCTCGGCTACTTCTACGGCCGCATAACCAAACTGCTGGGCTTCAAGCCGAACCGCCACGAGGGCAAGATCACCGGGCTGGCCGCCAACGGTGATCCCCACAAGCTCCTCCCCCTGATGAAGAGCATGATCGACATCACCCGGGACGGAGCCATCAGGGCGCGCACCGGGAAGTACTACCAGCCCTCCTACGAGGGGTACTCCGAGGAAATCCTGAACGAAATCGCCAAGCACGACCCGGCCGACGTCGCCGCCGCCGCGCAAATGCACGTGGAAAACCTGCTGACCGCCGTGGTGGCCCAGCACATCGAAAAGGTGCCGAGCGGAAACATCTGTCTGGCAGGCGGAGTCTTCGCGAACGTCAAGCTGAATCAGCGCATATTCGAGACCCCGGGCGTACGCAATATATACGTGCTGCCGCCGATGGGTGACGGAGGACTTCCCCTGCAAGCGGCGTCGGTGGTCTCCTACCGCGAGACCGGGCAGCGGCACAGGCTCCCGTCCATGGCGCTGGGCCCCGACGCCGCCATTTCCGAGGGACACCTGGAAGAGATTCTCCAGGATTATCCCGAGCTCCGCTTCCGCCGGGTCGACCACGGTCTGCAGGAGCTGCTGGTAGGGGCACTGGACGAGGAAAAGGTCATCGGTGTGCACCGCGGCCGCATGGAGTTCGGCCCCCGTGCGCTGGGCCGGCGCAGCGTCCTCTGCCGCACCGACGACCCCTCGATGAACGACTGGCTGAACAAGCGCCTCAACCGCACCGAGTTCATGCCGTTCGCCCCCATCACCGCGGAGGAACTGGCTCCGGACTGCTACCGCGGCTGGGCACCCGACCAGCCCGCGGCCCTCTTCATGACCATCACCTACGACTGCCACGAGCAGTTCGCCAAGACGTGTCCCGCCGTGGTGCACGTCGACAACACCGCCCGCCCGCAGATCGTACGGCGGGGCGACGATCCCTTCCTGCACGGCCTGTTGCTGGCCTGGCACGAGCGCAGCGGACAGGCGGCGCTCGTCAACACGTCGTTCAACAAGCACGAGGAGCCCATCGTGGAGTCGCACCGCGACGCCCTGGATCCGCTGCGGGACGAGGTCATCGACCTGCTGCTCATCGATGACGTGTACCTGGTGTGGAAGGACGGCGCGAACGGATTCGCGGGCGACGTGACGACGTGA
- the mtnA gene encoding S-methyl-5-thioribose-1-phosphate isomerase produces MLDRFPTTNSPSDPPGPGAARVAPAGARAGADGAPLEWTQEGVVVVDQRALPHEVRRLCLRTVDDVIDAIRTLAVRGAPAIGLTGALGVALSVRRNTAADGSVDERAVRADAERIATARPTAVNLAWAVARVLEQLPDGPDAVLGTALQLVEEDVTANRAAALAAADLVAGLLPDRPLRLLTHCNTGRFATAAGGTALGAVLELAARGRVAEVFVDETRPLLQGSRLTAWELGEAGVPYRLCPDSAAAAAMARSMVDCVLVGADRIAANGDTANKIGTYSLAVAAARHGIPFVVVAPESSWDPALPDGAGIVIEERDAEEVTSVAGVRVAPEGARAFNPAFDVTPADLITAVVSEARVLRPCAAPGPEAGAATALADCSRDLYRRGWMPGTSGNLSVRLPGPGSRALITGSGLDKGTLGPDDMVLVDSATARALRPGGRRPSAETAIHTAVYRTTGADAVVHAHPPYATALARLAAVPGELGRIPLKGLELLKGLGLDDPSAALLPVFPNWPDVARIADEVAAHLSGDPAAPPALLIADHGVTVWGDDLAQARNRLECVEAMCQILLLTGEGTASRAAA; encoded by the coding sequence ATGCTCGACCGTTTCCCGACCACGAACTCCCCCTCCGACCCGCCCGGGCCCGGTGCCGCTCGCGTCGCCCCGGCCGGAGCGCGGGCCGGTGCCGACGGGGCGCCCCTGGAGTGGACGCAGGAGGGCGTCGTCGTCGTCGACCAGCGGGCCCTGCCGCACGAGGTGCGGCGGCTGTGCCTGCGGACCGTGGACGACGTGATCGACGCCATCCGGACCCTCGCCGTGCGAGGCGCGCCGGCGATCGGCCTCACCGGCGCTCTCGGCGTCGCCCTGTCCGTTCGCCGGAACACCGCGGCCGACGGGTCGGTCGACGAGAGGGCCGTCCGCGCCGACGCCGAGCGCATCGCCACCGCGCGGCCGACCGCCGTCAACCTCGCCTGGGCCGTCGCGCGCGTCCTCGAACAGCTCCCGGACGGTCCGGACGCCGTGCTCGGCACGGCCCTGCAGTTGGTCGAGGAGGACGTCACCGCCAACCGCGCCGCCGCCCTCGCCGCCGCCGACCTGGTCGCCGGCCTGTTGCCGGACCGGCCCCTGCGGCTGCTCACCCACTGCAACACCGGGCGGTTCGCCACGGCGGCGGGCGGCACCGCGCTCGGCGCCGTCCTGGAACTGGCCGCCCGCGGCCGGGTCGCGGAGGTGTTCGTCGACGAGACGCGCCCGTTGCTGCAGGGCTCCCGTCTCACCGCCTGGGAGCTGGGCGAGGCCGGCGTGCCGTACCGGCTGTGCCCCGACTCCGCCGCGGCGGCCGCGATGGCGCGGTCCATGGTCGACTGCGTCCTCGTGGGAGCCGACCGCATCGCCGCGAACGGGGACACCGCGAACAAGATCGGCACCTACTCCCTGGCCGTCGCCGCCGCCCGGCACGGCATCCCGTTCGTCGTCGTGGCGCCGGAGTCGTCCTGGGATCCCGCGCTGCCGGACGGGGCGGGCATCGTGATCGAGGAGCGGGACGCCGAGGAGGTCACCTCGGTCGCCGGGGTGCGGGTGGCCCCCGAAGGCGCCCGGGCGTTCAACCCGGCCTTCGACGTGACCCCCGCCGACCTGATCACGGCCGTCGTCTCCGAGGCCCGCGTCCTGCGTCCCTGCGCCGCGCCCGGCCCGGAGGCCGGGGCGGCCACCGCCCTCGCCGACTGCTCCCGCGACCTGTACCGGCGGGGCTGGATGCCCGGCACCTCCGGAAACCTCTCGGTGCGGCTGCCGGGCCCCGGCTCCCGCGCCCTGATCACCGGCAGCGGCCTGGACAAGGGCACGCTCGGCCCGGACGACATGGTGCTGGTCGACTCCGCCACCGCCCGGGCGCTGCGCCCGGGCGGCCGGCGTCCCTCGGCGGAGACCGCCATCCACACGGCCGTGTACCGCACCACCGGCGCGGACGCCGTGGTCCACGCGCACCCGCCGTACGCCACGGCCCTCGCCCGTCTCGCGGCCGTGCCCGGGGAGTTGGGCCGGATCCCGCTGAAGGGCCTGGAACTGCTGAAGGGGCTGGGGCTCGACGACCCCTCCGCGGCACTGCTGCCGGTCTTCCCGAACTGGCCCGACGTGGCGCGGATCGCCGACGAGGTGGCCGCCCACCTCAGCGGGGATCCCGCCGCCCCGCCGGCGCTGCTCATCGCCGATCACGGCGTCACGGTGTGGGGCGATGACCTCGCCCAGGCCCGCAACCGGCTGGAGTGCGTGGAGGCCATGTGCCAGATCCTCCTGCTCACCGGCGAAGGAACCGCCTCCCGCGCGGCCGCCTGA
- a CDS encoding HAD family phosphatase gives MQLAVGAPYEVDAVVFDMDGVLIDSKPVIENAWRDVARRHGRTLTSADLERYVHGRTGSETVRLLFPHHSDSDRSAIWAEVDTLEEEAPYPVVPGADTLATGLAGKGVPLALATSSWTRKIENALGGLHLLDVFAIQVTRDDVTRGKPHPDPYLAACRRLGVRPQRTLVFEDSVSGVRSAVSAGAVCVGIGGDELTEAGAVAVTPDFTGLGVGAARGRGSLVLTGLNVPVVITSAGERAHA, from the coding sequence ATGCAACTGGCAGTCGGTGCACCGTACGAGGTGGATGCCGTCGTCTTCGACATGGACGGGGTCCTGATCGACTCCAAACCCGTGATCGAGAACGCCTGGCGTGATGTCGCACGGCGTCACGGCAGGACCCTGACGTCCGCCGACCTCGAGCGGTACGTGCACGGACGGACCGGATCCGAGACCGTCCGACTGCTGTTCCCCCACCACTCCGACAGCGACCGGTCGGCGATCTGGGCCGAGGTCGACACGCTGGAGGAGGAGGCCCCCTACCCGGTCGTGCCCGGCGCCGACACGCTGGCGACCGGGCTGGCCGGCAAGGGCGTCCCCCTGGCGCTGGCCACCAGCAGTTGGACACGCAAGATCGAGAACGCCCTCGGCGGACTGCACCTCCTCGACGTGTTCGCCATCCAGGTCACCCGTGACGACGTCACACGCGGAAAACCGCATCCGGACCCCTATCTGGCAGCCTGCCGGCGGTTGGGCGTCCGGCCGCAGCGCACCCTCGTCTTCGAGGACTCGGTCAGCGGGGTGCGTTCGGCCGTGTCGGCGGGCGCCGTCTGCGTCGGCATCGGCGGGGACGAGCTGACCGAGGCGGGTGCCGTGGCCGTGACCCCGGACTTCACCGGTCTGGGCGTCGGAGCCGCCCGCGGCCGGGGGAGCCTGGTGCTCACGGGGCTCAATGTCCCGGTCGTCATCACCTCCGCCGGGGAGCGCGCGCATGCCTGA
- a CDS encoding ATP/GTP-binding protein: MGSAGSDPAQTAQAVKILIAGGFGVGKTTLVGAVSEVAPLHTEEYLTRASVGVDDLVGVDAKATTTVALDFGRITISDELVVYLFGTPGQERFWFMWNDLVHGALGAVVLADTRRLEVSFASIDFFESRGIPFVVAVNCFHNVRDRTPREVRAALDLDPQVPLVMCDARERTEGRNVLLTLIEHLMARHPAPQPAG; encoded by the coding sequence ATGGGCTCCGCGGGCTCTGATCCGGCACAGACGGCCCAGGCCGTGAAGATCCTGATCGCGGGCGGCTTCGGGGTGGGCAAGACCACCCTGGTCGGCGCGGTCAGCGAGGTCGCCCCCCTGCACACCGAGGAATACCTGACCCGCGCCAGCGTCGGCGTGGACGACCTGGTCGGTGTCGACGCCAAGGCCACCACCACCGTCGCCCTGGACTTCGGGCGCATCACCATCAGCGACGAACTGGTGGTCTACCTGTTCGGCACCCCGGGCCAGGAACGCTTCTGGTTCATGTGGAACGACCTCGTGCACGGCGCGCTGGGAGCGGTGGTGCTGGCCGACACCCGCCGCCTGGAGGTCAGCTTCGCCTCCATCGACTTCTTCGAAAGCCGCGGCATCCCGTTCGTCGTCGCGGTCAACTGCTTCCACAACGTCCGCGATCGCACGCCCCGGGAAGTCCGCGCCGCCCTGGACCTCGATCCCCAGGTTCCCCTGGTGATGTGTGACGCACGCGAACGGACCGAAGGCCGGAACGTCCTGCTCACCCTGATCGAACACCTCATGGCCCGCCACCCCGCACCCCAGCCGGCCGGCTGA
- a CDS encoding sugar MFS transporter, producing the protein MPDPADGPQAASAAVPEAPTGAPASAPHVAGTTVVSAFCVFFVLGALTASLGASLPYLKTEFGSGHAVGRIVSCYNFGALAATALIGLLGRRARPRPTITLLLAVFAAATAGMALSPGWASYLCATTVAGAGYGGMVLTLNTAFARGFGHNSVIMVNRLNAVFGVGAILGPLATGPVGRTDIRLLALAACLLALPCILVRRMGVVLEQPASARTGGARPRLGRPSAVLVLFLVTGLLYAGLETSIGAWQSTHLQRSGWSLAAATMAASGFWAGMALGRLVVPQLTARLPAGTTVPLYLVSALGALLLAAVPHLAMAAYPLAGLCLAPVLPTVITWTSGVADVPQRATSVLTLCCMLGNATVPAVVEGLTDTRPPAAIPLTLAGFCALCLLFATLARRARRPGRL; encoded by the coding sequence ATGCCTGATCCCGCCGACGGACCGCAAGCCGCGTCGGCCGCGGTTCCCGAAGCCCCCACCGGCGCGCCGGCGTCCGCGCCGCACGTCGCGGGGACCACGGTCGTCTCCGCGTTCTGCGTGTTCTTCGTCCTCGGCGCGCTCACCGCGTCCCTGGGGGCGTCGCTGCCTTACCTGAAGACCGAATTCGGCTCCGGGCACGCGGTCGGACGCATCGTTTCCTGCTACAACTTCGGGGCGCTCGCGGCGACCGCCCTGATAGGCCTGCTCGGCCGCAGGGCAAGGCCCCGGCCGACGATCACCCTCCTGCTGGCCGTGTTCGCCGCCGCGACCGCCGGCATGGCGCTCAGTCCCGGCTGGGCCTCGTACCTGTGCGCCACCACCGTCGCCGGGGCCGGTTACGGCGGGATGGTGCTCACCCTCAACACCGCCTTCGCCAGGGGCTTCGGCCACAACAGCGTCATCATGGTCAACCGCCTCAACGCCGTGTTCGGCGTCGGCGCGATCCTCGGCCCCCTGGCCACCGGTCCCGTCGGCCGGACGGACATCCGGCTACTGGCCCTGGCGGCCTGTCTGCTGGCCCTGCCCTGCATCCTGGTGCGACGCATGGGCGTCGTGCTCGAGCAGCCGGCCTCCGCGCGGACGGGCGGCGCCCGGCCCCGGCTCGGCCGCCCGAGCGCGGTCCTGGTCCTCTTCCTCGTCACCGGCCTGCTCTACGCGGGCCTGGAGACCAGCATCGGTGCCTGGCAGTCCACCCACCTGCAAAGGAGCGGCTGGAGCCTCGCGGCGGCGACCATGGCAGCGTCCGGATTCTGGGCGGGCATGGCACTGGGCCGCCTGGTGGTCCCCCAGCTCACCGCACGCTTGCCGGCCGGCACCACGGTCCCGCTCTACCTCGTCAGCGCGCTCGGAGCGCTCCTGCTGGCCGCCGTCCCCCACCTCGCGATGGCCGCCTACCCCCTGGCCGGGCTCTGCCTCGCCCCCGTGCTGCCCACCGTGATCACCTGGACGTCGGGCGTGGCCGACGTCCCCCAGCGCGCGACCTCCGTCCTCACCCTGTGCTGCATGCTCGGCAACGCCACCGTCCCGGCGGTGGTGGAGGGACTCACGGACACCCGGCCGCCCGCGGCGATCCCGCTCACCCTCGCGGGATTCTGCGCCCTGTGCCTGCTCTTCGCCACGCTCGCCCGCCGGGCACGGCGCCCGGGGCGGCTCTGA
- a CDS encoding roadblock/LC7 domain-containing protein: MTQRTIATDADLDWLLDGLVDQVAGTRHAIVLSDDGLVISRSKTVERSDAERLAAIATGQQSLARGVGQLFRGGPVHQVIVEMADLWLFVTAAGRGTHLAVVASQEVDAEVMAVAMHTLVQQVGQKLGTDARTPQSDPSPPAGPGAGA, from the coding sequence ATGACTCAGCGAACCATCGCCACCGACGCAGACCTGGACTGGCTCCTCGACGGACTGGTCGACCAGGTCGCCGGCACCCGGCACGCCATCGTCCTGTCCGACGACGGCCTGGTCATCAGCCGTTCGAAAACCGTCGAGCGCTCCGACGCCGAGCGCCTGGCTGCGATCGCCACCGGTCAGCAGAGCCTGGCCCGTGGTGTCGGACAGCTCTTCCGAGGCGGTCCGGTCCACCAGGTCATCGTCGAGATGGCCGACCTGTGGCTGTTCGTCACCGCGGCCGGCCGCGGCACCCACCTGGCCGTGGTCGCCTCCCAGGAGGTCGACGCCGAGGTGATGGCGGTCGCCATGCACACCCTGGTCCAGCAGGTGGGCCAGAAACTGGGCACCGACGCGCGTACCCCGCAGTCCGACCCGTCCCCGCCCGCCGGCCCCGGGGCCGGCGCATGA